CACATGCGTGCGCCGGTGAGCTGGACGCCGAGCGACTCGAACGTCAACCCCTTCTCGACGCAAGGTGACATCGAGTACTGGATGGAGTATATGTGGTGGGAGTCGCCGTCCTATCCGAACGCTGTCGGCGAGCCGATCTACTGGCTTGCCAAGGATATCAGCGTTCAGGGTGGTGGCTGTGAAGTCCTCATTACGCTCGATGAAAACCACACGTGGTGGGACGGCTCGCCGGTCACTGCCAAAGACTATCACACGACGCAGCTCATCACGGATTACAAGGAGTATGGTGGTCCGGACGAAACGGATGACGGCTGGGAAGTCGTTGACAAATACAAGATCAAGAACGTCCTGTCGGGACCAGCAAATCCAGCAGTGAAGAAAGTCGACTACTACACGCCGGTTGCCAAGCACGACTACTACAAGTCGTGGCTAGAAAAGTTCGAAGACGCAAGCGGCGAGCAGGCCATCAAAGGCGTTGCAAAGGAGCTGAACGACCACACGGTGACGCTGAAAGATCTCACGGATAAGGGACTCGGCTGCGGGCTATGGAAGCCTGCACAGCTCTCTCCGACCAACGCTGTCCACGAGAAATATCAGGATCATCCGCGCGCCGACTGGACGAATCTGGAAACGTTCAACTGGCACCTGCTCTCGGAGAAACAGAAGGCGATACAGGCGCTAAACACAGGAAAACTGGATTTCGGTGATAAGCTGACCGATCAGGCTCGCACGAACGATCAGACCGAAGTCTTCAGTCGGTTCGGGATGAGTGGTGTTCCGAAATTAACGATGAACTGGAACAACGAGCATCTCGCTCGTCGTCCGGTTCGGCGCGCGATTGCCTACCTCATCGACAGCGAAGAGGTCGTCAAGGTGATTAAGAGCGCGCACGGCATCAAGTACAACTCGCGCAAGACCGTCTTCGGGATGTCCTCGAGTCTCATTAGCGACTGGGTCAGCGACGGATTCGTCGACAAACTCATCGACTATGGCAGCACATCGAAACCCGAGAAAGCCGCATCTGTCCTGAAAAAGGCGGGCTATTCGAAAAATGGCGGCGTCTGGGTAGGACCGAATGGGAGCAAAGTTTCGGGACTGACGTACCTCACACCGCCGTGGAACATCTACAAGTCGGTCGGGAAGTACTTCAGTTCGAAGCTCGACGAATTCGGATTCAAAAACAACCTCGTCGTCCCGTCTGGAAGCGGATTTTACAAGCGCTGGGACGAGACCTACGACTTCGACCTCTGTAACTGGTTCACGACTGGATCACACCCCGCATACGCCTATTCGACAGTAGAAGTGAGTGGGCTGGGGAACTACGACGAAATTGCTGTTGCCACGGAGAAAACGGAGGGCTGTACGGTCAACCGCACGGAGCCGGAACTCGATCAGCCAACGAGTGAAAAACTGCAACACCCCATTCGGCCGAAATTCCCGAAGCAGATCGGCCAGAAGTCACTCAATTCAGAAGCGGGACAAACGCTGTATCCGCTCAAATGGCACAAGATCATGCTCCAAACACAAGACACACAGGAAGTCAAGCAACTCACCGAGAAGCTCGCGTGGTACGTGAACTGGCAGGTTCCACACGTCGGGTTCTACGACGAGGTGAAAGTCTACTGGGGCAACACTAACAAATTTGATTTCCCATCGTTGAAGGCCGACGACCACCCACATGCGGAGGAAACGAAGGCAGAACACCGCACGACTGCGATGGAGTTCTTAATGAAAGGACACATCAGCGCGAAGACGAAGTAGCGCTTGTTTGGCTCACCGTATCCGATAGCATTTGAGGAGGATCGCTGCCGTACCCGATCCGAGTACGCTGACGCCGACAAGGTTGAGAACGGCGATAGCGTGTGTGGCCGTTCCTGATGACGACCCGACGATAATGACGAGCGAGACGATGCCAGCGAGAGACTCGAGAGCGAGCAGTATCACAAACGCATCTGCACTCGAACAGACGTAATCGAAGAGCGTGAGATCGGTGGGCATCGTTTCGTCCGGTACGAATCGGTTTGGAAACGTAAACGTTCCGCCCGCTCGGCGTTTGTCTTACTCATCCGCATCCTCGCTGACGACGTATGGAACGCCACACTCTGGACAGTCGTGGTGCTGTCGTTCGAAGGTGGACCCACACCGGATGCACCGATAGGGATCGCTCGCGTCGTCGCTATCCGCCAACCCGAACCGTTCGAGGAGCCGTTGTACGAAGGACATACACATGGTTGAACGCGTCTATACAAGCGTTGTTCCGTTTCTGTCTCCGAACCACATGACAGTTAACAAGTGATTCGGCCTGAGAGGAGTTGTCACCTCTGTCCCATAGATTTATTGTAGCGGGAAAGAACAGGCAGGGTAGAACGATGTACTACGTGAAGCGCATCGGTCAGTCAATTCTGGTGTTTTTCATAGCGCTCACGGTGACGTTTGCGCTATACCGATTGTTGCCATTCGGACCGACGGACATGGTCAAAGTCCAGCTGATGAAAGAGTCGCTCAAACAGGGAGCGAGTCCCACGCCACAACAGATGGCGAGTATCAACGCGATGGTTGAGACGTACACGGGGATCGATCCGACTCAGCCGTGGTACATCTCGTACTACGAGTATCTGCGTGATATCGTGCTCTATCAGGATTTCGGTCGGTCTATCTTCAAGGGACGGCCCGTTTTTGATATCCTCTTTGAGGCGATGCCGTGGTCACTCTTTATCAGCATCTACGGTCTTGCACTCGGAACGACCGTCAGTCTGCTACTCGGTGCGCTTATGGCCTACAACGAGGGAAGTGCATTCGATACCGGGATGACCGTCGTTGCCCTCGTCAACAGTACGATTCCGTACTACATCGTCGCCATTCTCTCGCTCATCGTGTTCTCGTTCAACCTAGAATGGTTTCCGAGCGGTGGTCGGATGGACCCGAATACGACGGCCGGGCTCAACCTCCCGTTCATCGTCGGCGTCGTAGAGCACGCGGCGCTGCCGGTTCTTTCGGCGTTCATCGCAAGCTTCGGCGGTGCGCTGGCGTTCCGCGGCAACTGTATCCGAGAGATGGGAGAAGGATACATTCGCGTCGCCCGACTGCGTGGGATCAGTCAAGGACGGATCGCAATCCGGTACGTCGGACGGAACGCGCTGTTGCCAATCTACACGAACATTATGGTCGGAATCGCTAGCATCTTTGGGAGCAGCATCATCCTCGAAACCATCTTCAACTACCCGGCAATGGGCTTTGTGACATTCAACGCACTCATGAACCGTGACTACCCGCTCATAATGGGCGCGTTCATCATCTTTACAATCCTCACGCTGATCGGCATTCTCATCGCCGATCTGACGTACGGCGTCATCGATCCACGCGTCTCGAAAGGAGGTGACCGTGAAGCCTACTGACGGGGCGGACGGCGGCGAGCCACGTCCTGACGGCGGGACGAATAACCCAGATGGTCCCGGACCAATCGACGAAGCCACGCTCTTTACACAACTGTCCGATGTCCCTGAACCGACCGCTGCCGAGCGGCTTTCAGAGTGGTTCAATCGCCACGTCTACGCGCCCGGCGTGGTGTTCTTCTCCGACTGGCGGGCCGTCACCGGGGCAGTAATACTGACTGGCTTCCTCCTCATGGGAACCGTCGGTGTGTACGTGGTCCCTGAACCGAGAGTAATGGAGGGTCCGATTTTCGTGATGCCGTTCACCAACTGGGACTATCCACTCGGGACGGGTGTGATGGGCAAATCTATCCTCGGGCAAGTCGTTCACGCGACGCCAGCGATGTTGAAGATGATCGCGGCTGGCGCACTCCTTTCAGTGAGCCTTGGGACCGTAATCGGAACGGTCGCTGGCTATCGCGGCGGACTCAGCGATAGCATCCTGATGACCGTCACGGATGTCGTTCTCACGATTCCGGGGCTCGCGTTAGTTATCGTGCTCGCTAGCATCTACCAGCCCGAAGATCCGTTCATCGTGGGACTCATTCTCGGGATCGACAACTGGCCGCGCTTGGCGCGAACGATCCGCTCACAGGTTCTGAGCATCCGCGAAGAGGCGTTCACAGAATCATCGCGCATCATGGGGCTGTCGGAGCTGACCATTCTCCGAAAAGATCTCATTTCGAATCTTATGCCATACATCTCGGTGAACTTCGCAAACAGCTCTCGGAAGGTCATCTTCGAATCCGTTGGTCTCTACTTTCTCAGTATACTCCCGTTCACGACGCTGAACTGGGGGGTCATGATGAACGAGGCGTACAACGGCGCAAATCTGACGCGACCTGAAGAGCTCCACTGGCTGCTCATTCCCATGGTACTCATCATACTCGTCTCACTGGGCTTCATCCTGCTCGCGCAAGGACTCGACCGGGTGTTTAACGTCCGGCTTCGGGCCCGTCACGAGAACGCTTCCAGAAGCGAGACGGACGGGGGTGAAAGAGCGTGAGCGTCACAAACGAATTTATCCTATCAATTCGTCGATCGCTTCTCGCTTTCCTCCTACTGCTGCGGGGATCATTTCTCGTGTTTGTCGTAACGCTCGGGGTTCTGTTCCTCTGTCTCTCAATTCTCCTGTCAACGCACGCGCTCAAAAGCGTAACACACGGCGTGCTTGCAGGGATGTTCGCCATCTGGGGTGTGAGCGCACTCGTATACGGCGCTCTTGGCCACATTGGACTCCGACTGATTGGATACCACTGAAACAATGACTCGATTATCCACATTCGTACACGTATTGCTGCCCGCTCGAACCGCCACACAGTGGCCACCGACAGTTCGGCCAGCACTTGCAACCACACTGATCGGCCGACCACCAACTCGGTCCACAGTCCGACACAGAACGAGGCGGCTCAAACGCTCCGGTCACGCTGTCAGACACGCTCTAAGCGGATGTCGTCAGCGTTGGAAGCAGAGACAGGACGGGAGGTGTCGGTGAGAGCCATGGCGACTGAGTCACAATTTTCATCGACTGTTGGCCGCGACACTGTGATCGAAATCCGGAACGCGAGCGTCTCGTTTAGTATGGATCGCGGGGACTCACGCGTCCTCCGTGATGTGGATCTGTCGGTCCGTTCTGGCGAGGTGCTCGGCGTCGTTGGCGAGAGCGGAAGCGGAAAGTCAATGCTCGCCTCGGCGATGCTCGATGCGGTCGTCGCCCCCGGCGAAGTGAGCGGAGAAGTCATCTACCGACCGCCGGGTCGTGAACCAGTCGACATCATATCACTCTCCAGAGAGGAGATGATCGATATTCGATGGAACGAGGTGTCGTTCGTCATTCAGAGCGCTCAGAGCGCGTTCAACCCGACGATGACGATCGGCGCACATTTCGAAGAGACCCTTCGAGCGCACGATGAGGATGTCGATCGTGGGATGGACCGTGCCCGCGAGTTACTGACCGATCTTTATTTGCCCGCAGAGCAAGTGCTTCGGTCACACTCACACGAGTTGAGCGGCGGGATGAAGCAACGCGCGCTCATTGCACTCAGTCTCATTTTGGATCCCGAAGTATTGGTTATGGATGAACCCACCGCAGCGCTCGATCTCCTCATGCAGCGCTCGATTATCAGCATGCTTGACGATCTTCGGGAGAAGTATGACCTAACGATCGTGTTCGTTACGCACGATCTCCCATTGGTTGCGGAGTTTGCCGACCGTCTCGCCGTCATGTACGCGTTCGAAATCGTCGAGCGCGGCCCGGCAGACGATGTGCTCGACCACGCCACTCATCCATATACGCGCGCGCTGTTGAACGCTGTTCCGAACATCTCCGATCGCGCGATGAATCTCGAAGGGATCGACGGATCGAGCCCCGACCCTGTTTCGATTCCGACAGGCTGTTCGTTCCACACGCGCTGTCCACTCGCCGATGAGGACTGCCGAGCAAATAGTCCAGATCTCGACAGCGTCGGACAGGATCACGAGGCGGCTTGTTTTCACTGGGAGAAATCGAGAGAGGAGATTCCACTGCTGCTCGATGATCCAGGACGGACGATAGACGACGCAGGGGGTGAAACCAGTGAGTAACGCAGATGAGCCGCCGCTTCTGTCGATCGAGAACGTGAGCGTTCATTTCACCTCGAAACGACTGTTCGGTCTCGCAGGCTCCGAGACCGTCCACGCGGTCGACGGTGTCAGTCTCGATATCCACGAGAACGACGTTGTTGCACTCGTCGGAGAGAGTGGCTGTGGGAAGACGACACTCGGAAAGACCGCGATCGGCGTTCAGCGGCCAACTGCTGGGCGGGTCCGATACCGTGGTCAAAACATCTGGGAGTCGATGGAGAGAAATGGGCTCTTCGGGTCCACGACAGAGGAGCATTCCGAGACAGAGATCCGACGCGCGCTTCAGATGATTCATCAGGATCCCGGGAGCTCACTGAACGCCAACTACACCGTCGAATCCATTCTCGCAGACCCGTTGCGGCGCTGGCAATCCGAGATGACGTCTGCTGACCGGCGCGCCCGCATCTACGGGCTACTCGAATACGTCGGGATGACGCCAGCAGCGGATTACGCCGAACGCTATCCACACCAGCTTTCGGGTGGCGAACAGCAGCGTGTCGCACTCATTCGGGCGCTGTTGATGAATCCGGACGTGATCCTCGCAGACGAAGCCATTAGCGCACTCGACGTCTCGTTGCGCGTCGAGATGATGGAGTTAATGCTCGAACTCCAAGCACAGTTCGACACCTCGTATCTATTCATTTCACACAACCTCGCAAACGCAAAGCATCTCACACAACAGGCGGGCGGACGGATCGGTATCATGTATCTCGGAGAAATCGTTGAGATCGGGACGCCCGAGCAGATCATCCACGATCCACAACATCCGTACACGAAGGTTCTGTTGTGGGCCACATCGGATCTTCGGGACCGTTCGGGAGTTTCGGATCCGCCTGTCCGGTCGCTCGACGTTCCTGACCCTGCTGATCCGCCGAGTGGCTGCCGATTTCACACACGCTGTCCTGAGGCACGAGCAGCCTGTACGCGCGATAGCCCAGTTCTCGACGATCACGACGGCGATGGGCGGCGAACGGCCTGCTTCCGGCAAAAGAGCGATCACCCCTACTGGGAGAGCGAACCGCTGGATGACGACATAGCACTACAATCGAACGGAGCCACGTCGGCTGATACTGACTAATAGGTGCGATTGAATTTCGAGTAGATGTCGGTCAGTCAGTCGATACGGTACTGTTCAACCTTCGTTTCGTCGACTGTGATTCCGAGTCCCGGACCGTCTGGAACCGGGTATGATCCATCATCGATCTCGAACGGTTCCTTGATGATGTGGTCTGCCCACGCGTAGTAGACGCTGTCCGGCGGGAGGTTGATACCGGGGGTGCTTCCGACGACGTGGAGCATTGCCGCTGTCTTGATACCAAGATCGAAGCCGCAGTGATGAGAGACCGATACGCCAGCCTTGGCAGCGAGCGCGGCCTGCTCTTGAACAGCGATGATACCACCGGCGGGAACGAGATCAACCACGGCGACATCAATCGCGTCCGCTTGGAGCAGATACCGCAGATTGCGGGGGAAGTACGTGTCCTCATTGACCGCGATGGGCGTTCGGAGTCGCTCACGAAGCTTCGCGTATGTGCCGTACGCGTCGATCCGTACTGGCTGTTCGAGATACTGGAGGAGGACACCTTTGTCTTCGAGTTGGGCTGCAGCCCGGACCGTATCCTCTGCTGTCCAGCCTTGGTTTGGATCGAGGCGGAACTCCATCTCGCCATTGACGGCATCGTGCATCGCTCTCAGGCGCTCTGTGTCTGCTCGCCAGTCGGGACCGGCCTTGGTTTTCAACGTCGAGAAACCAGACCCCATGGCTCGTCTCGCGTGCTCACGTGCTTCTTCGACCGGAAGGATACCGAGACAGAACGCTACCGGAACACGCTCTCTGACCGCGCCACCGAGTAGCTGATGGACGGGAACACCGAGGTTGTTGCCCAGTGCATCCCAGAGGGCAGTTTCGACAGCACCGAGAAACGGACGAACTTTGACGTATGGGAAGTAGAACTCCTCGATGAATCCCCTGATCGAATCGAGTTCGCGGCCGATGAGTTTTGGAGCGATAACATCCTCGATAACAGCGCGGGTCACCGCAGCGGACTTCATCGCTACGAGCATCTCGCCCCATCCCACTTGTTTCTCGTCGGTCTCTACTCTGATGAGCATTCGAGTGATCGACTCAACGCTGGCATGGTTGCTCACGTACGGTGCGAGACCGAACTCCGATTCTGATTCGAGGGGCAGGACATCCATCTCTACCGGGATGGCTTCTACGTTCCTGATCAGCATGGTCACCAATCACTACCCCTGTACAAAAAACTCAGTATCGATCGACCTGTTCTTTAGGAAGTAAGAGATCGAGGATATGTGAATGTAACACTACTCGACAATCGGCACCAATAACATCTCAACCATTATTAAATAATATTATATACAATGGTGTTGAATATACATAGTGTGGTTGCGAATTGACCAGTTGCGACACGACGCCAATTGCGAGATCAACGTCGAATCCAATCTTCGGCAGACATCTCACCGTACTCCCACCAGCGCGGGTGCGTGCTGTAGGTCAGATTCGACATGATCCGATGAGTGCCGTGATGGAGGCATGCTCACATCGAGCATTTCCGAACGACACCACAATCAGCACCCAACCTCGGCGCTGCACTGACGAACGGGCGGTGAACCAACAACCGGTGAACAACGACTGAACGAGCAGCGACAACACGACCGGTGCGGAATCGTAGATCATGCTCCACTCACGCGCTGAAATCACGATTTGACGCGTCTCACCGGCGAACCCCCGCCGCTTTCAGTAACGTCCTCCTCACAGAGCAGTCAAGAACCCAAAGAAGAGAAACACGATAATGTTCGATAACACAGAGATCTCACACGACCACATTCGATTTCTTTCTGTCTCTCCAGCCCGAATCCGTCTTCTCAGCTGTCTCGATGAGGCCCCACGGTGTCCGTGTGACCTCACGAGTGTGCTCTCCTTGTCTCGGCGTGGAATTCAGCGCAATCTCTCGGAGTTGGTCGAACGAGGATGGGCTAAGAAGACAGAAGGCGAATATCACCTCACGACGAGAGGAACGTTCATCACAAGGCAGTACAGCGATTTTCTTACGACGCTCGATATTATCGACGAATACGAGCCCTTTTTCACGCATCTTCCGGATTACGCGCACATTCCCAGCCCTCAATGGCTTCACGACGCAGAGATTGTCACAGCAACTGCTGATCATCCGTATGCACCGCTTAATGAGTACGTAAACTGTCTTCACACACACACAGGTTCGATCGAAACCGTGCGCAGCACACTTCCTGTCCTGAGCCGGTTCTACACCGATCTTCACAGGGAACTCTCAGAACGTGGCGTCGATACCGAGATTCTTCTTGATCAGGGGATAACCGACGTGTACCGAAACGAGAATCCGGAAAGTTTAGAGAATATGCTCTCTCTCGATACACTCACGCTGTACGAACACGACGAAAACATCGATTTCGGACTCACGCTCACAGATCGTCGTGGATTCATGGGAGCATACGATAGCCATGGCCAGCTACGAGCGTCGATTAAATGCACGAATCCCGAGTTTCTCGACTGGGCGATGGAACTCTATCAGCGCTATCGGCACGCCTCACGAGAGATTGAGCTGACAGAGACCGTCTCTGTTCGAGACGAATCCTGAGCTGATCTTCGATACAGATCACCGACATGCGATACCAACCCGCCTGAAAGAGCAATAGTAGTCATCCTGACTCGACGAGCAATCACTCGAATGAAGCGGAAAACTACAATCCGCAGAAGACGACCGTACGAGCGGATTCTACTTATGCACCCGTGTATACGAGGAAGCGACTTCATGAGATCAGAAACGGTTGTGTTGCATATGGAACATAAGCCGGCAACAAAAGACGGTTCCGATCAACAGTGTGTGAAAACCGATGTGACCAGCATTCTCGTAGACGGTGAGTCCTCATGAGGAAAACACTCGATCCGCAGGCGGAGGTACTGCTCGAACTCTTGAATGACTACGACATTTCGTTATCGGGTGATAGTATTTCAGAATCTCGTCAGCAGCTCGAAACGATGGTTGGTCTTGCTGGTGAGGATCCTGTCTCAGTGGGTGAAGTTTCAGACTTCACAATCGATATCGAAAACAGAGAGGTACCAGCACGGGCGTATGTCCCTGAGGGTGAGGGACCATTTCCGACGGTGGCCTTTTTCCACGGAGGGGGGTTTGTGCTTGGAAGCATCGATACGCACGACAACCTCTGTCGACTTCTGGCAAAGCGTGCAGGCTGTCTCGTTGTTTCAGTCGGCTACCGACTCGCACCAGAACATCCGTGGCCAGCAGCGCTTATGGACTGTTACGACGCGACACTGTGGCTCTCGCGCAACGCTGATCGATTCTCGGGCAGCGATCGGGTGGCGGTCGCAGGCGACAGCGCAGGCGGGAACCTCGCGGCAACCGTCTCACTACTGGCCCGCGAACGTGGAATGCCCAATATCGACCGGCAGTTACTCCTCTATCCAGCAACCGCGTATCTCGAACCGATGACATCACGCGCTGAGAATGCATCAGGATATTTCCTCACTGCCGAAGACCTCATCTGGTTTATGAAACAGTACATCGAGGATACACTCGACGCACACAACCCGCTCGCATTCCCCCTTCAAGCTCGCAGTCTCTCAGAGCTTCCGCCAGCGTTCGTCTTGACGTGCGGCTTCGATCCACTCCGAGATGAGGGTACCGCGTATGCCGACCGTCTCCGCGAGCACGGGGTCAGCGTCGAACACACCAACTACGAATCAATGATCCACGGCTTTCTCAATATGGAGGCAATTATCGATCGTACCTACGATGGCGTCGACGAGATCGCTGCGTATCTCCAGCGTGAGCTCGTCCAGTAACGAGTCATATATCGACGTTATCGGTCCTGCTGGTCTGTCTATAACAGCTGTCATATTCAGTCAGAAACCGGTGTGAATAATGACGAACCGACATATCGGTGGGACGATAAAGCATCTGATCTTTGATTGTCGAATATTCTAGCAAATGTCTACGCTACAGCTTATAGAGGCGTGATTACATATAGACAACAATCCAAAATGAAGCAGACGGTTCTGATATCAATTCACTGACCAACATTCATCAATATTCGTACTGGAAGTAATACATAGTAGTTGTTATTAATTCATGGAATTGTTGGCCAGAATCAGAAACAAGCCCACGGCTCACTGACTCATCACCAACGATTACGGTTTTCAACATAATGAAGAACGATATGAATTTTGGCTATCATTGTTTGATTATCGATTGAAAATTTAATTTATTGTACTATCAGGACATTCGATCGAGACAGTGATATCGATCAAGATGTAGCACAAAGCGGGCATTCGATATCACCAAACCTCCAGTAATAGCGGTTATCGAAATCGATACATACGACTGTAGAGAAGTAGAACTGTTATATTTGATGGACAACGTACGAGTTTCTCTTGACTCAATAAGTGTATTTATTTCTGTACAAATCCAATATTGTATCGGCCGTTCTTCAGAACTATGGACTTCCCAATACATCATGGCCAGTACTATTCATACATATCGATTCTCGAAGTGGGTGCGAACGATCGCGTTGTTAGACCATCAAGCAAAATTTGTCTTCGAATGGAGACCAACGAGAGTGCAGCATTACTTACACAGATTTGGGTGATATTTACAGTAGCCCCGTGAGACAGCTACTCAGAGTAGTTATGCCATCCTGTCGGATGAAATAGAAATGCCAAAGCCTAATAGTTTAACGCACCCAAGTTAATATATGACTGTCGTGAGTGTTTCGATGCCAGATAGTCTCCTTGAGAGATTGGACCAATTCTCAGAAGAGCACGGATACACTGGTCGAAGTGAAGTTATCCGTGAAGCGAGTCGTAATCTTCTCGGCGAGTTTCAGGACAAAAAGCTCGAAGACCGAGAACTGATGGGAATCGTTACGGTCA
The nucleotide sequence above comes from Halocatena marina. Encoded proteins:
- a CDS encoding ABC transporter permease, producing the protein MKPTDGADGGEPRPDGGTNNPDGPGPIDEATLFTQLSDVPEPTAAERLSEWFNRHVYAPGVVFFSDWRAVTGAVILTGFLLMGTVGVYVVPEPRVMEGPIFVMPFTNWDYPLGTGVMGKSILGQVVHATPAMLKMIAAGALLSVSLGTVIGTVAGYRGGLSDSILMTVTDVVLTIPGLALVIVLASIYQPEDPFIVGLILGIDNWPRLARTIRSQVLSIREEAFTESSRIMGLSELTILRKDLISNLMPYISVNFANSSRKVIFESVGLYFLSILPFTTLNWGVMMNEAYNGANLTRPEELHWLLIPMVLIILVSLGFILLAQGLDRVFNVRLRARHENASRSETDGGERA
- a CDS encoding winged helix-turn-helix domain-containing protein; this encodes MFDNTEISHDHIRFLSVSPARIRLLSCLDEAPRCPCDLTSVLSLSRRGIQRNLSELVERGWAKKTEGEYHLTTRGTFITRQYSDFLTTLDIIDEYEPFFTHLPDYAHIPSPQWLHDAEIVTATADHPYAPLNEYVNCLHTHTGSIETVRSTLPVLSRFYTDLHRELSERGVDTEILLDQGITDVYRNENPESLENMLSLDTLTLYEHDENIDFGLTLTDRRGFMGAYDSHGQLRASIKCTNPEFLDWAMELYQRYRHASREIELTETVSVRDES
- a CDS encoding ABC transporter ATP-binding protein, with translation MSNADEPPLLSIENVSVHFTSKRLFGLAGSETVHAVDGVSLDIHENDVVALVGESGCGKTTLGKTAIGVQRPTAGRVRYRGQNIWESMERNGLFGSTTEEHSETEIRRALQMIHQDPGSSLNANYTVESILADPLRRWQSEMTSADRRARIYGLLEYVGMTPAADYAERYPHQLSGGEQQRVALIRALLMNPDVILADEAISALDVSLRVEMMELMLELQAQFDTSYLFISHNLANAKHLTQQAGGRIGIMYLGEIVEIGTPEQIIHDPQHPYTKVLLWATSDLRDRSGVSDPPVRSLDVPDPADPPSGCRFHTRCPEARAACTRDSPVLDDHDGDGRRTACFRQKSDHPYWESEPLDDDIALQSNGATSADTD
- a CDS encoding ABC transporter ATP-binding protein yields the protein MATESQFSSTVGRDTVIEIRNASVSFSMDRGDSRVLRDVDLSVRSGEVLGVVGESGSGKSMLASAMLDAVVAPGEVSGEVIYRPPGREPVDIISLSREEMIDIRWNEVSFVIQSAQSAFNPTMTIGAHFEETLRAHDEDVDRGMDRARELLTDLYLPAEQVLRSHSHELSGGMKQRALIALSLILDPEVLVMDEPTAALDLLMQRSIISMLDDLREKYDLTIVFVTHDLPLVAEFADRLAVMYAFEIVERGPADDVLDHATHPYTRALLNAVPNISDRAMNLEGIDGSSPDPVSIPTGCSFHTRCPLADEDCRANSPDLDSVGQDHEAACFHWEKSREEIPLLLDDPGRTIDDAGGETSE
- a CDS encoding ABC transporter permease, which translates into the protein MYYVKRIGQSILVFFIALTVTFALYRLLPFGPTDMVKVQLMKESLKQGASPTPQQMASINAMVETYTGIDPTQPWYISYYEYLRDIVLYQDFGRSIFKGRPVFDILFEAMPWSLFISIYGLALGTTVSLLLGALMAYNEGSAFDTGMTVVALVNSTIPYYIVAILSLIVFSFNLEWFPSGGRMDPNTTAGLNLPFIVGVVEHAALPVLSAFIASFGGALAFRGNCIREMGEGYIRVARLRGISQGRIAIRYVGRNALLPIYTNIMVGIASIFGSSIILETIFNYPAMGFVTFNALMNRDYPLIMGAFIIFTILTLIGILIADLTYGVIDPRVSKGGDREAY
- a CDS encoding mandelate racemase/muconate lactonizing enzyme family protein, whose protein sequence is MLIRNVEAIPVEMDVLPLESESEFGLAPYVSNHASVESITRMLIRVETDEKQVGWGEMLVAMKSAAVTRAVIEDVIAPKLIGRELDSIRGFIEEFYFPYVKVRPFLGAVETALWDALGNNLGVPVHQLLGGAVRERVPVAFCLGILPVEEAREHARRAMGSGFSTLKTKAGPDWRADTERLRAMHDAVNGEMEFRLDPNQGWTAEDTVRAAAQLEDKGVLLQYLEQPVRIDAYGTYAKLRERLRTPIAVNEDTYFPRNLRYLLQADAIDVAVVDLVPAGGIIAVQEQAALAAKAGVSVSHHCGFDLGIKTAAMLHVVGSTPGINLPPDSVYYAWADHIIKEPFEIDDGSYPVPDGPGLGITVDETKVEQYRID
- a CDS encoding ABC transporter substrate-binding protein — its product is MANSTRSADGDSNESPLTRRRWLALCSGAAMAGLAGCGANPDDPNATLSSESTGSEGGSNSNAVTTELHMRAPVSWTPSDSNVNPFSTQGDIEYWMEYMWWESPSYPNAVGEPIYWLAKDISVQGGGCEVLITLDENHTWWDGSPVTAKDYHTTQLITDYKEYGGPDETDDGWEVVDKYKIKNVLSGPANPAVKKVDYYTPVAKHDYYKSWLEKFEDASGEQAIKGVAKELNDHTVTLKDLTDKGLGCGLWKPAQLSPTNAVHEKYQDHPRADWTNLETFNWHLLSEKQKAIQALNTGKLDFGDKLTDQARTNDQTEVFSRFGMSGVPKLTMNWNNEHLARRPVRRAIAYLIDSEEVVKVIKSAHGIKYNSRKTVFGMSSSLISDWVSDGFVDKLIDYGSTSKPEKAASVLKKAGYSKNGGVWVGPNGSKVSGLTYLTPPWNIYKSVGKYFSSKLDEFGFKNNLVVPSGSGFYKRWDETYDFDLCNWFTTGSHPAYAYSTVEVSGLGNYDEIAVATEKTEGCTVNRTEPELDQPTSEKLQHPIRPKFPKQIGQKSLNSEAGQTLYPLKWHKIMLQTQDTQEVKQLTEKLAWYVNWQVPHVGFYDEVKVYWGNTNKFDFPSLKADDHPHAEETKAEHRTTAMEFLMKGHISAKTK
- a CDS encoding alpha/beta hydrolase; amino-acid sequence: MRKTLDPQAEVLLELLNDYDISLSGDSISESRQQLETMVGLAGEDPVSVGEVSDFTIDIENREVPARAYVPEGEGPFPTVAFFHGGGFVLGSIDTHDNLCRLLAKRAGCLVVSVGYRLAPEHPWPAALMDCYDATLWLSRNADRFSGSDRVAVAGDSAGGNLAATVSLLARERGMPNIDRQLLLYPATAYLEPMTSRAENASGYFLTAEDLIWFMKQYIEDTLDAHNPLAFPLQARSLSELPPAFVLTCGFDPLRDEGTAYADRLREHGVSVEHTNYESMIHGFLNMEAIIDRTYDGVDEIAAYLQRELVQ